From Coturnix japonica isolate 7356 chromosome 1, Coturnix japonica 2.1, whole genome shotgun sequence, the proteins below share one genomic window:
- the LOC107308963 gene encoding LOW QUALITY PROTEIN: PHD finger protein 7-like (The sequence of the model RefSeq protein was modified relative to this genomic sequence to represent the inferred CDS: inserted 2 bases in 1 codon): MSNRKRKASSSEEPVCMLCGRADVDPNICGHMIHQSGIHVHWLCLDLASTVNEARGTRSGSEGRLPLAAIRRAAKEATRKQCCVCGERGATIACAERGCERSFHLPCAQDGECITQFFGQRRSFCSEHRPRQEAQEAPPEGTNCSXVLEPVGDTVSYHTMVCPACRHTWFHRGCIQQLARSAGAFCFQCPSCRNFEDFFVEMALLGIRIPNRLVPFCPLILT; the protein is encoded by the exons ATGTCCAATAGGAAGAGGAAGGCCTCCAGCTCGGAGGAGCCAG TGTGCATGCTGTGTGGCCGGGCAGATGTTGACCCGAACATCTGTGGGCACATGATTCATCAGAGTGGAATTCACGTCCATTGGTTGTGCTTG GATCTTGCCAGCACCGTTAATGAAGCAAGAGGGACACGGTCGGGAAGTGAGGGCCGCCTCCCTCTTGCTGCCATCAGACGTGCAGCCAAAGAGGCAACCAGGAAG CAATGCTGTGTTTGTGGAGAGAGGGGTGCTACCATCGCATGCGCAGAGAGAGGCTGTGAGCGCAGCTTCCACCTGCCCTGTGCCCAGGATGGGGAATGCATCACCCAGTTCTTTGGGCAACGCAG gtccttctgttCGGAGCACCGTCCTCGCCAGGAAGCTCAGGAAGCTCCACCTGAAGGCACCAACTGCTC TGTGCTGGAGCCTGTGGGGGACACTGTGTCCTACCACACCATGGTGTGTCCAGCGTGCAGACACACCTGGTTCCACCGGGGCTGCATCCAG caaCTGGCCAGGAGTGCTggtgctttctgtttccagtgcCCCAGCTGTCGGAATTTCGAAGATTTCTTTGTAGAAATGGCCCTGCTGGGGATCCGCATCCCAAACAGGTTGGTGCCCTTCTGCCCACTTATTCTGACATAA